Part of the uncultured Cohaesibacter sp. genome is shown below.
ATGGCCACCAGTTCAATGGTCGTCAGAAAGCCATAGAGATACTTCGGCCGGTAGCGGCTCATATAGTCGGGATCGTAGCTGACATAAAGAAACACGGCGATACTGAGGAAGAACACGGCCCAGATGGCGAGTAGCACATAGCCAGTGATCTTGCGACCGCTGAGCAGCTTTTCACGCATGCTTTCCGGGCGGGGTCTGGATTCCAGAAGCGTCTTGGCAACATAGCTTGTCTCAATCGTCATCAGCGAACCTCCCCGCGGCGCGCGCGCTTTTCGATGGCTTCCAGCGCCATGGAGGAGACGAAGGTCAGCGCGAGATAGACCACGCAAGCCAGCGCAAAGAAGAAGAAGGCTTCCTTGGTGTTGCGGGCAGCAAGGCCGGTTGCGAACATTGTGTCGGTCAGTCCGATGATGGAGACCAGAGACGTGTCCTTGAGCAGAATGAGCCACAGGTTGGAAAGACCGGGCAGGGCGAGCTTGATCAATTGCGGCACGATGACCAGACGCATGGTCTTGAACCATGGCAGGCCCAGCGCAAAGGCGCCCTCATATTGTCCCTGCGGAATGCCCTTGAAGGCAGACAGAAACACTTCGCTGGCATAGGAAGAAAATACGAAGGCAAGGGCAATCATCCCGGCGAGGAATGAGTTGACCTCGATTTCCATGCCCAGCACATGCTGAAACAGCAGGTTGAGCAGGATCTGGCCACCGTAATAGACGATGAACAGGGTCAGGAGTTCGGGCAATCCGCGAAAGATGATGGTGAACAGCTTTGCTGCTCTCTGAATGCTCGGTTCTTTGGAGTTGATGCCAAGGGCCAGGAAAAAGCCCATGAACAAGCCAACCGGCAGGGTGCATATGGCCAGCGAGACCGTAAAGAGCACACCATGGGCGATCTCGTCGCCCCAGCCTGTGGCTCCGAAGGAGAGAAGGGTCAGATAATAATCCATATTGAATTGCCAGCTTCACTAAAGAGCCCGGCAGGGTCGCTGCCGGGCTTGTTTTCAACCGTATCGATTATTCGTCGCCACCATATACGTCGAAGTCGAAATACTTGTCGTTGATTTCCTTGTATTTGCCATTGGCACGGATTGCCTTGATGGCAGCGGAGAAGCGATCGGCAAGCTCGGTTTCACCCTTGCGGACAGCGATACCTGCGCCCTGACCGTAGATTTCTTCAATGGCAGGGAAGGTGCCCAGGATCTTGCAGCAGGCGCCAGATTCGGATTTTACCCACTCGTCGAGCACGACAACGTCGTCGGTAACGCCGTCAAGACGGCCTGCTTCGAGGTCGAGCTTGTATTCATCAGAGGTCGGATAGAGCTTCAGCTCGGTGTCCGGCAGCTTCTGTTCGGCAAAGTTGGAGTGGGTGGTAGAAGACTGTGCACCGATGGTCAGGCCCTTGAGCTCAGCAACGGCAGCGGGCAGATCCTTCGGATCGATTGCGGCGAGCTTGGAGTCCTTGGGAACAGCCAGAGCACCCGGCGTGTTGTAATATTTCTTGGAGAAGTCGACCTTCTTCAGACGATCCGGAGTGATGGACATGGATGCGATGACCGCATCGAACTTGCCAGCCATCAGGGCAGGGATCATGCCGTCCCAATCCTGGACGACGAATTCGCATTCGGCCTTCATTTCTTCGCACAGCGCATTTGCCATGTCGATGTCGAAGCCGATCAGTTTGCCGTCAGCGGTCAGTTCGTTGAACGGAGGATAGGCACCTTCGGTACCGATACGGATTTTATCAGCAGCCTGTGCGCCACCGGCAACCATCATCAAAGCGGTTGCAGCGACTGCAAATTTCGTGAAAAGACGCATAATATTTTCCCTCTTGTATATTGTATAAACATCTCGACCGCGGCATCAGCCAATGGTCATACACAATATAGAGCCCTATTGGGGCTTCTCTGGATTAGGCGGACCCTAGCCGCTTGGGGGGCATATTCCCATTATTTTGCCGGACTTGACAACAGGCAATCCCATGAAATCCGGTAACACGGCGGATTTTGCCCAAATTATAGACGAATGTGAAATAAAAGCATATTTTGAGATGTTGTGGCGAAATGAAATTTGGCGTAGCTGGTGAAAATTTTCAAATTTGGCGTGGGCTCCCGTCGTGGGTTATCGTCATGGTTGTTAGGGCAGTATAAAAAATGTGCAATATTGACGATTTTTGCGGGTTGGGGCGGTAAGGAACTTCGGTAAATCGGCAAAAAACCGAGAGCTTGATAGCAAAATGCCGGACACCAAGGGTATCCGGCATTCCCGTCTGCGTCTGTGGCTAAGCCAACCTAGTCGCCATAAACATCGAAGTCGAAGTATTTGGCGTTGATTTCCTGATATTTGCCGTTGGCGCGAATGGCTGCAATCGCAGCCGTCAATTTGTCGGCCAGTTCCGTGTTGCCCTTCTTGACGGCA
Proteins encoded:
- a CDS encoding ABC transporter permease subunit (The N-terminal region of this protein, as described by TIGR01726, is a three transmembrane segment that identifies a subfamily of ABC transporter permease subunits, which specificities that include histidine, arginine, glutamine, glutamate, L-cystine (sic), the opines (in Agrobacterium) octopine and nopaline, etc.) → MDYYLTLLSFGATGWGDEIAHGVLFTVSLAICTLPVGLFMGFFLALGINSKEPSIQRAAKLFTIIFRGLPELLTLFIVYYGGQILLNLLFQHVLGMEIEVNSFLAGMIALAFVFSSYASEVFLSAFKGIPQGQYEGAFALGLPWFKTMRLVIVPQLIKLALPGLSNLWLILLKDTSLVSIIGLTDTMFATGLAARNTKEAFFFFALACVVYLALTFVSSMALEAIEKRARRGEVR
- a CDS encoding ABC transporter substrate-binding protein, whose protein sequence is MRLFTKFAVAATALMMVAGGAQAADKIRIGTEGAYPPFNELTADGKLIGFDIDMANALCEEMKAECEFVVQDWDGMIPALMAGKFDAVIASMSITPDRLKKVDFSKKYYNTPGALAVPKDSKLAAIDPKDLPAAVAELKGLTIGAQSSTTHSNFAEQKLPDTELKLYPTSDEYKLDLEAGRLDGVTDDVVVLDEWVKSESGACCKILGTFPAIEEIYGQGAGIAVRKGETELADRFSAAIKAIRANGKYKEINDKYFDFDVYGGDE